The genome window ACCTTGCATTTGCATACGCAACACGACGCCTGAAGGACCCCAGAGCAGAACtgcatttaaagaaaaaatacagATATGAGCCTGCAATTTACCATCGCTTTAAAATAACAAAGGAATCTTGCAAAAACTCACATAAATTTAAGATCTTCACAATCGTTGACCATCCGAAGAAGAAGTGGTGGTTTTCCATCCTTTCCATCAGTCAAAAACAAATGTTTTCCAGTTCTACCAAGCAACCATGATATTCGAGCAGCAAATTTTTCAAGTGCACGGGAGCCACGGAACAATGGAACCTGAATAATGCAAAGCCAtgacaagaatactattaccaACCTGTAATGTAAAAAGTGTTAACACATACTCAATGGTCAAAGACTTCATTGTTCAACGTTATCACTCAATTGCATTCTATTGCATACCTGCACAGAAGATGAATCAGTAGTCTCAATCAGAACTTAATTGAAGACTAAACTTCAAAAATgcatttcatcatcaaatagTGAGGAAAAGAAATCTATCCAATAATTCTTGGAGCATGAATGAACTACCTGTTTATGCCACAGAGACCCGAGGTGTGGACTTGCAAATGTAATGAAATTCATGGGCTCTAGTCCAGCAATTTTGCCTTTTAATTGCCCTTCAGGGCATAAATCTTTATCTCCTAAATGGTCAGTTCCACAATCTCCATTTGTTTGAGAAGTTTCTTGAGTTAGGTCTTGTTCATAAAGCCGCGCAATGGCATACCTTGCTACAAGGCCACCTAATGAATGACCAAcgaaagaaatcttctgaacACTTGGGTGACAGCTTATGACATGTTTGACCTGAAAAAGgtaaacttaaattaatataaatggtttctgccaaatatatatatatataaatggtaaAAATGGAAGTACAGAGTATCAAACTACAGAACAATAACATATCAACGGTAAGCGGCAGTTagcaaaattggaaaataatcTGAGTTGCAATCATGAATAATGAACCttattgaagataaataaaattgatagcACACATACCTCCTCTGCTAATCTGTCGCCCATTACATCGACACCATCAAATGTCAACGTTGAAGAATTGCGCTCACTGCCTGCATTGCGCATTTAGTCATTAACCATTCAGTACTTATTTCACCATGAAATTCATCAACAATATCATTAACTCATTATCACGAATATTCATTTAGTGAATGGGTCTTGCGTTCACTTCACCAATTAATTAGGATGGTTATAATCCAGCAAAAtactaaataagaaaataacacaaTTTGATGAAtaacaatcaaaatttgaacccTGGATCAGTCATTGGTGAGACTTATCTACTTATAACTTCGGATAGATCTAAAGTCTAACCCaggttaaattaattcaacagCATTGGAGTATAAGACTCCAAATTACTTAGCAGACtacttatgaaattatattagaGATTAATTATGAAACAGTTCAAAAAAAACAACTTTGTAAGAAGAAAGGGGTGAGATGAGTAAATCATTAACTTGAAACTAATTAGCATTTAGCATAATCACAGTTAatacatacaaaaaaaaatggagtaCCGAAGTACTCACAATGAACAATAACATTCTCAGGATACTTCTTTAAAAGCTGCTTCGCTGCAAATCTCCAATTCTGAGCACTGTAAAGATACCAATCCAAAAATCAATCAAGCAGTTCGAAACAcataaataacattaataaaaaaaacgaTTAAAACCGAGATTAACCTGCCAATGATGCCATTAACCATGATAACTAGATGAGTAGGATTGTTACGCTCTCCCTGAAACTGGACT of Gossypium raimondii isolate GPD5lz chromosome 3, ASM2569854v1, whole genome shotgun sequence contains these proteins:
- the LOC105797273 gene encoding putative lipase YDL109C, which translates into the protein MADMEGDCRGVPEKEVDVAEEIKVREDNITSNKILNQQEKKKKMKTKKNRRSLSFPRFGCLRTKSHENGGVDMEVQFQGERNNPTHLVIMVNGIIGSAQNWRFAAKQLLKKYPENVIVHCSERNSSTLTFDGVDVMGDRLAEEVKHVISCHPSVQKISFVGHSLGGLVARYAIARLYEQDLTQETSQTNGDCGTDHLGDKDLCPEGQLKGKIAGLEPMNFITFASPHLGSLWHKQVPLFRGSRALEKFAARISWLLGRTGKHLFLTDGKDGKPPLLLRMVNDCEDLKFISALGSFRRRVAYANARFDHIVGWSTSSLRRRNELPKIKHLPRSDRYPHVINVEPAKTATLDEIPTEAKINGDEKINMEEEMIRGLTKLSWERVDVYFKGSRQRILAHSTIQVKSYWVNSDGADVVQHMIDNFLL